Genomic window (Candidatus Methylomirabilota bacterium):
GGCTTGTCGAACCCCGACATCGCCGAAGCGCTCGGCATCAGCTTGCCGGCGGTGAAGTCCCGGATCCACCGCTCCCGCCTGTTCTTGCGCAAGGAGCTGAGCGCATACCTGGCTCCCGCCGCCTGAGCCTCGCGGTGAGCCCGCAGCCACACGTACCTGGAACAGCCCACCCGCGGTTCTACCCGGGCTGGCGCCGTCGATACAGCCGTACAGTTGACGCAACGCGCACGGGTGTGGTCAGATAGCTGCTTGCCGTCACGATTCTCCGAGAAAGGTCACAGGCAATGGAAGCCGTCATCCAGACCGGAGGCAAGCAGTACCGTGTGGCGCCCGGGCAAGTGATCACCGTGGAAAAGCTGCCGGGTGACAAGGGCTCGCCCGTCGAGTTCCGCTCGGTGGTGCTCGTGAGCCGGGACGGCGAGGTCATCACGGGGACCGACCGGCTGCGCGGGGCGAGAGTGGCAGGGGAGGTCGTGGGCCAGGGCCGCCACCGCAAGGTCCTCGTCGTCAAGTTCAAGCGGCGCAAGAACTACCGTCGGCATCTGGGACACCGGCAGCCGGCAACCCGGGTCCGCATCACGCAGATCGAGGTATAAGGAGCATGGCTCACAAGAAAGGCGTCGGCAGTTCCCGGAACGGCCGGGACTCCAATCCCCAGATGCTGGGCGTCAAGCGCTTCGCCGGCCAGTTCGTCACCGGGGGCAGCATCCTCGTCCGCCAGCGCGGCACGCGATTCAAGCCCGGCGCCAACGTCGGTCGCGGCTCCGATGACACCCTGTACGCCAAGATCGATGGCGTCGTGCGGTTCGATCGGCGCGGCGACTCACGCTACGTGGCCATCATCACCAGCCCCGCCTGACGGTGGGCGGGCGCTCCCCCAGCCCGCGAATCCGGTGTTCGTCGACGAGATCGAGATCTACGTCAAGGGCGGCGACGGGGGCGCCGGCTGCGTCAGCTTCCGCCGCGAGAAGTATGTTCCCTTCGGCGGTCCCGACGGCGGTGACGGGGGCGCCGGCGGCAGTGTCTGGATCGAGGCCGATCCCGCGCTGAGCACCCTCCTCGACTACCACTACAAGCGCCACTATGAGGCCGAGCGCGGCGAGCACGGCAAGGGCGCGAATCGCCACGGCGCCCAGGGCCGCGACCTCGTGCTCCGCGTGCCGGTCGGGACGGTGATCAGCGATCGCCAGACCGGCGAGGTGCTGGCCGACCTCTCGACCACCGGCCAGCGGATCCTGGCCCAGCCGGGAGCGCCCCGGGGTCGAGGCAACGCCCGGTTCGCCTCGTCGACGAACCGGGCTCCCCGCCAGGCCGACCCCGGCCGGTATGGCGAGGGGCGCTGGCTGAAGCTGGAGCTCAAGCTGCTCGCCGACGTCGGTGTGATCGGGTTTCCCAACGCCGGCAAGTCCACGCTGGTGTCGCGGCTGAGCGCGGCCAAACCGAAGATCGCCGACTACCCGTTCACCACGCTGGCGCCGACGCTGGGCCTGGTGCGGATCGACGACGAGCGCAGTTTCGTGATCGCCGACCTGCCCGGGCTGATTCCGGGGGCCTCGGAGGGGCGGGGCCTCGGTCATCAGTTTCTCCGGCATACCGAGCGCACACGGCTGCTCCTGCATGTGGTCGATCTCGACCCGTCCACCGGGCGCGATCCCGTCGACGATGTGCGGGTGATCAACGCCGAGCTCGGCGCGTACTCCGCGGCCCTGGCCGAGCGACCGCAGATCATCGTCGGCAACAAGGTCGACCTGCCGGACACCGAGCCGCCCCGCCGTGCCGTCGAGGTCTTCTGCGCCGGGGCCGGGCTTCCCTTCGTCGCGGTCTCGGCCGCCACCGGCGTCGGGCTGGTCACGCTGAGGGCGCGGGTGACCGCGGCTCTCGAAGAGACGGGATGGGTGCGCCTGGCCGGCTAGGCTCGCCCGGGAGCGGAGGCCGGCCGCCGCTGCACGGCGTGCGCCGACTCGTCGTCAAGGTCGGCAGCGGTCTCGTCAGCAGTGACGTCGGGGTCGAGCCCGAGCGCATCGCCTCCCTGGCCCAGGAGGTCGCCGATGTCCGGTCTGACCGTGAGGTGGCGCTGGTGACGTCGGGAGCGATCGCCACCGGCGCGGTTCGTCTGGGGCTGGCCGAGCGGCCGCGGACGATCCCCGAAAAACAAGCGGCCGCGGCCGTGGGGCAGGCCGCCCTCATGTGGCAGTACGAGAGGGCCTTTGCGGCCCACGGTCTGCCGGTGGGCCAGGTGCTCCTCACGGCCCAGGACATCGCCGACCGTACGCGCTATCTCAACGCGCGCAACACCTTGATGACGCTGCTGCGGCTGGGCGTCGTGCCCATCATCAACGAGAACGACACGGTCGCCGTGGACGAGATCAAGGTGGGCGACAACGACACCCTGAGCGCACTGGTCGCCTCGCTCGTCGACGCCGACCTCCTCGTCCTGCTCACCGACGTGGACGGCCTGTACACGGGCGACCCCAGCGTCGACGCCTCGGCCCGCAAGCTGGACACCGTGGAGGCCGTCACCGAGGACATCGCCCGGCTCGTGTGGGACCGGACGGGTCCCCTCTCGGTGGGGGGGATGGCCACGAAGCTGGCGGCCGCCCAGAAGGCCGCCGCCGCCGGCATCCCGATGATCATCGCGCGTGGCGGCGAGCCGGGAGTGCTGCGCCGCCTGCTGGCCGGTGAGCCGCTCGGCACGTACTTCGCGGCCAAGGCCGATCCCCTCACCGCGCGCAAGCGCTGGATCGCCTTCGCGGTCCCGCCCCAGGGCCGGCTCACGGTTGACGACGGGGCGTTGAGGGCATTAACTCGGCAGGGGCGGAGCCTCCTGCCGTCGGGCGTGGTCGACGTCGAGGGAGACTTCGCGGCCGGTGAGGTCGTCGCGGTGGTGGGCGTCGGCAACGGCAAGGAGGTCGGACGCGGGCTCGTGAACTTCGACGCCGACGAGCTCCGGAAGATCCGCGGGGCCCAGACCCGCGAGATCGAGACCCGGCTCGGCTACAAGAGCGCCGACGAGGTGATCCACCGTGACAATCTCGTGATCCACTGACGTGAGGTCATCGGGGATGGACGTCAAGACGCTGGTGGAGACCAAGGCCCGGGCGGCCCGGGCGACCGTGCCGACCCTGGCCCTCTGCTCCACGCGGACCAAGAACGAGGCTCTGCACGCCATGGCCCGCAGCCTGGAGGAGAGAGCGGCCGCCCTCGTCGAGGCCAACCAGGCCGATGTCGAACGAGCCCGGATCCAGGGGCACAGCCGGGCCTTCCTCGACCGCCTCACGCTGACCGAGCGGCGGGTGGAGGAGATGGCCGCCGGCCTGCACCAGATCGCGGCGCTCCCCGACCCGGTGGGCGTGGTGGTGGACTCATGGCGTCGCCCCAACGGCATCGAGATCGCCCAGGTCCGCGTGCCGCTCGGTGTGATCGGCTTCATCTACGAGTCCCGCCCCAACGTCACCGCGGACGCGGTCGGGCTGTGCGTGAAGTCGGGGAACGCCGTGCTCCTCAGAGGCGGCAGCGAGGCCATCGAGTCGAACGCGATGATCGTTGCCGTGCTGAGCAAGGCGCTGGAGAAGGCCGGCGTTCCCCCCGAGGCGATCCAGTTCATCGATACGACGGACCGGGCCGCCGTGGCCACCCTGCTGGGCCTCAGCGATCTGGTCGATCTCGTCATTCCCCGTGGCGGGGAAGAGTTCGTGCGCTGGGTCACCGAGCACGCCCGGGTGCCGGTCCTCAAGCACGACCGGGGCCTCGTGCACGTCTTCGTCGACGCCGACGCCGACCCCGACATGGCGACGGCCATCGTGATGAACGCCAAGGTGCAGCGCCCCAGCGTCTGCAATGCCGTGGAGACGCTGCTGGTCCACCGGGACGTCGCACCCCGGTTCCTGCCGGCGGCAGCGGCCCGGCTGCAGGCGGCCGGCGTGGAGCTGCGCGGGTGCCCGCGGACGATGGCGCTCGTGCCCGGCATCCGCGCCGCCGCCGAACGGGACTGGGACGAGGAATACCTGGATCTGATCCTGGCCGTCCGTATCGTCGACGACGTCGACGAAGCGATCGCCCACGTTCGCCGGCACGGCTCCGGCCTGGCCGAAGCCATCGTGACCAACACGCTGGCCCATGCCCGCCGGTTTACCAGGGAAATCGACGCCGCGGTGGTCCTGGTCAATGCCTCCACCCGTTTCGTGGACGGAGGACAGTTCGGCATGGGCGCCGAGATGGGCATTTCGACCTCCCGCGTCCACGCGCGGGGGCCGGTGGGGGTGCGAGAATTGACGACCACGAAGTATGTCGTGTACGGCGACGGCCAGGTGCGCGAGTAGTGGTCCGCACCGGGGTCTTCGGCGGCTCCTTCAACCCGATTCACTACGGCCACCTGCTCCTGGCCGACGATCTGCTCGAGCGGCTGGGATTCGACCGCCTGCTCTTCGTGCCGGCCGGGCTGCCACCGCACAAGCCGACCGCCACCCTGGCCCCGGCCGCCGATCGCTACGCCATGGTCCAGCTGGCGGTGGCCGACCATCCCCGCTTCGAGGTCTGCGACCTCGAGCTGCGGCGCGCCGGACCGTCCTACACCGTGGACACGCTGGAAGCTCTGGCGGCCGCCGACCAGTCGCTGTTCCTCATCGTGGGATCGGAAACGTTCCTCGACCTGCTCTCCTGGCGCTCGCCCCGTCGGATCGCCGAGTTGGCGCGCCTGGTCGTCGTGCCGCGGGCCGGGAGTGTGTTCGATCCCGAGGTGGCAGCCGCCCAGAAGGTGCTCCGGGAGATCGGCGCCACGCGCTTCCAGGTCGTCGAGGAGGGACCGGCGCCCGACGAGGGCGTGCTCGTCGTGCACGCGACCTCGCTGCCGATCTCGGCGTCCGACCTCCGCCGCCGCGCCCGCCAGGGCTGCTCGCTCGCCTATCGATTGCCCCCGGCCGTCGTCCAGTACATCCGCGACCGCCGGCTCTACGGCAGCAGCGCGGCGTGAACGAGACGCTGAACGCGGAGCGCAAAGTCCGGGAGGCGGCGCAGGCGGCGCTCGACAAGAGAGCCGTGAACGTGGTCGTGCTCGATGTGCAGGGGCTGAGCAACGTGACCGATTACTTTCTCGTGTGTAGCGGGAAGTCCACCACCCACGTCCAGAGCATCACCGACGCGATCCGCGATGAGCTCAAGGGGCTGGGAACGCGGCCCCTGCATGCCGAGGGCGTGCCCGAGAGCGGCTGGGTGCTGCTGGATTACGGCGACGTGTTGATACACGTATTCCTGGAGGACACCCGTTTGTACTATGCGCTGGAGCGGCTCTGGGGAGATGCACCGACGCTGTCATTGGAGGCCTGAATGCAAGCCCCAGGAGTTGCGTGCTTGTGCTGTTGATGCTAGCGTAGCCCAGGTTGTTAGTGGAGGTTGGGATGAGAAAGGATCGACTGGCGTCCTACAAGAAACGTCTCCTGGAGAAGCGGTACCAGCTTCTCGAGGAAGTGGGACGAAGCGCGCTCTACGGCAAGGATCAGGAAGACGACTCGATCAAGGATCTGGGGGATCAGGCCAACACGGCCTACACCCGTGAGTTTTTCTTCGAGCTCGGCAACGGGGATCGGCGGCTGCTCCGCGACGTCGTGCTGGCGCTGCAAAAGATCGAGGATGGGTCGTACGGCACCTGTGAGCGGTGCAGCGAGCCCATCGCCGAGAAGCGGCTCGATGCCCTGCCGTTCGCGCGGTACTGTATCAACTGCCAGCGCCTGGTCGAGGAGGAGGAGCGCATGGCCACGGGCTAGCTCCCGCGGCCCTCGCGTGCCCCGCCCGCCGTCCGCATGCCCGCCTGGCTCCCCTCGCTGAACGTTCTCACCTCCGCCGGTCGCCTGCTCGCCCGCGTCGTCGGCGCCGTGCCGCTGACGCGCGTCGCCCACGCCGAGATCGCCGAGTTGGTCCGCCGGGCCGGCGAGGCGGAGCAGGCGGGACGGCGCGACGAGGCGACCCGGCTGTACCGCGAGGCCCTCGGCCACCACAAGAACGAGCTGACGGCGCTGCGGGGCCTGCGCACGCTGGCCGTCGAGGCGGGGAACTGGCGGGAGGCGCTGGACGTCGCCGAGCGCCTCGTCGCTCACGCGCCGGCGGCCGAGCGTCCGCGGGAAACGGAGTGGCTGGCCATCGTCCACCATGAGCTGGGGCGCGCGGAGATCGGCCAGGGTCGCCCCGCGGCCGCCATCCCTCACTTCCGCAGCGCGATCCGGGCCGATCGCAGTTTCGTCCCCGCCGTGCTCGCCCTGGGCGAGGCCCACGAGGCGACCGGCGATCGCCGCGAGGCCCTTCGCACCTGGGAGCGCGCGGTGGAGGCCCAGCCGGCGCTCCCCATCCTGGTCCGGCTCGAGCGAGCC
Coding sequences:
- the rpmA gene encoding 50S ribosomal protein L27; amino-acid sequence: MAHKKGVGSSRNGRDSNPQMLGVKRFAGQFVTGGSILVRQRGTRFKPGANVGRGSDDTLYAKIDGVVRFDRRGDSRYVAIITSPA
- a CDS encoding sigma factor-like helix-turn-helix DNA-binding protein, with amino-acid sequence MSNPDIAEALGISLPAVKSRIHRSRLFLRKELSAYLAPAA
- a CDS encoding TraR/DksA family transcriptional regulator, which produces MRKDRLASYKKRLLEKRYQLLEEVGRSALYGKDQEDDSIKDLGDQANTAYTREFFFELGNGDRRLLRDVVLALQKIEDGSYGTCERCSEPIAEKRLDALPFARYCINCQRLVEEEERMATG
- the proB gene encoding glutamate 5-kinase, which produces MRRLVVKVGSGLVSSDVGVEPERIASLAQEVADVRSDREVALVTSGAIATGAVRLGLAERPRTIPEKQAAAAVGQAALMWQYERAFAAHGLPVGQVLLTAQDIADRTRYLNARNTLMTLLRLGVVPIINENDTVAVDEIKVGDNDTLSALVASLVDADLLVLLTDVDGLYTGDPSVDASARKLDTVEAVTEDIARLVWDRTGPLSVGGMATKLAAAQKAAAAGIPMIIARGGEPGVLRRLLAGEPLGTYFAAKADPLTARKRWIAFAVPPQGRLTVDDGALRALTRQGRSLLPSGVVDVEGDFAAGEVVAVVGVGNGKEVGRGLVNFDADELRKIRGAQTREIETRLGYKSADEVIHRDNLVIH
- the nadD gene encoding nicotinate-nucleotide adenylyltransferase — its product is MVRTGVFGGSFNPIHYGHLLLADDLLERLGFDRLLFVPAGLPPHKPTATLAPAADRYAMVQLAVADHPRFEVCDLELRRAGPSYTVDTLEALAAADQSLFLIVGSETFLDLLSWRSPRRIAELARLVVVPRAGSVFDPEVAAAQKVLREIGATRFQVVEEGPAPDEGVLVVHATSLPISASDLRRRARQGCSLAYRLPPAVVQYIRDRRLYGSSAA
- a CDS encoding tetratricopeptide repeat protein codes for the protein MPAWLPSLNVLTSAGRLLARVVGAVPLTRVAHAEIAELVRRAGEAEQAGRRDEATRLYREALGHHKNELTALRGLRTLAVEAGNWREALDVAERLVAHAPAAERPRETEWLAIVHHELGRAEIGQGRPAAAIPHFRSAIRADRSFVPAVLALGEAHEATGDRREALRTWERAVEAQPALPILVRLERAYREEGRPSRMIAVYRAAVERAPDDLALAVALGRVYFELEMLDEAADQFEKVEVRAPDLPVVHAFLGSVFERRGETREAFQEYRRALRLSHAFDWPHRCAACHAPAPAWRERCQLCGRWNALQPLGGR
- the rsfS gene encoding ribosome silencing factor, giving the protein MNETLNAERKVREAAQAALDKRAVNVVVLDVQGLSNVTDYFLVCSGKSTTHVQSITDAIRDELKGLGTRPLHAEGVPESGWVLLDYGDVLIHVFLEDTRLYYALERLWGDAPTLSLEA
- the rplU gene encoding 50S ribosomal protein L21, coding for MEAVIQTGGKQYRVAPGQVITVEKLPGDKGSPVEFRSVVLVSRDGEVITGTDRLRGARVAGEVVGQGRHRKVLVVKFKRRKNYRRHLGHRQPATRVRITQIEV
- a CDS encoding glutamate-5-semialdehyde dehydrogenase, which encodes MDVKTLVETKARAARATVPTLALCSTRTKNEALHAMARSLEERAAALVEANQADVERARIQGHSRAFLDRLTLTERRVEEMAAGLHQIAALPDPVGVVVDSWRRPNGIEIAQVRVPLGVIGFIYESRPNVTADAVGLCVKSGNAVLLRGGSEAIESNAMIVAVLSKALEKAGVPPEAIQFIDTTDRAAVATLLGLSDLVDLVIPRGGEEFVRWVTEHARVPVLKHDRGLVHVFVDADADPDMATAIVMNAKVQRPSVCNAVETLLVHRDVAPRFLPAAAARLQAAGVELRGCPRTMALVPGIRAAAERDWDEEYLDLILAVRIVDDVDEAIAHVRRHGSGLAEAIVTNTLAHARRFTREIDAAVVLVNASTRFVDGGQFGMGAEMGISTSRVHARGPVGVRELTTTKYVVYGDGQVRE